A region of Heteronotia binoei isolate CCM8104 ecotype False Entrance Well chromosome 2, APGP_CSIRO_Hbin_v1, whole genome shotgun sequence DNA encodes the following proteins:
- the FOXE3 gene encoding forkhead box protein E3 produces MNLTDFSFFSGMCTMTADSLHSPSQEASPGSPNLHGASPTGCKVEPPLIKAEPRGSPAEAGGEPLAEEQLPCSGVGGGGGGGGGRRRKRPVQRGKPPYSYIALIAMAIANAPERRLTLGGIYKFITERFPFYRENPKKWQNSIRHNLTLNDCFVKIPREPGHPGKGNYWTLDPAAEDMFDNGSFLRRRKRFKRTDLTTYPGYVHSASAFTPNPSQVARAGPCNGSGGVAYPSGSGPLYSPSGTYGAQLHGLPQYPGAPPALQPRMFSIDSLISSQQQQQQAVALQASPVGPELAHHALGLNSGSCPVGNPEACFQTQQISPSLSGRQPPALAYPYSASPPGHLEVPQGPYSSPNPQLYGAPNRLALQPGRPPSSCADHAEQLLGLTASQLNGLGQFGAANNSYMRQPNFPSGLERYL; encoded by the coding sequence ATGAATCTGACCGATTTCTCTTTTTTCTCGGGTATGTGCACCATGACAGCCGATTCTCTCCACTCGCCTAGCCAAGAGGCCAGCCCGGGCTCCCCCAACCTCCATGGGGCTTCCCCGACGGGCTGCAAGGTGGAGCCGCCGTTGATCAAAGCCGAGCCCAGGGGCAGTCCGGCAGAAGCAGGAGGAGAGCCGCTGGCTGAGGAGCAACTGCCTTGCTCCGGTGtaggcggcggaggaggaggaggcggcggccgtCGGAGGAAGCGGCCGGTGCAGCGGGGCAAGCCCCCGTACTCGTACATCGCGCTGATTGCCATGGCCATCGCCAACGCGCCGGAGCGCAGGCTGACGCTGGGGGGCATCTACAAGTTCATCACGGAGCGCTTCCCCTTCTACCGCGAAAACCCCAAGAAGTGGCAGAACTCCATCCGCCACAACCTGACCCTCAACGACTGCTTCGTCAAAATCCCCCGTGAGCCAGGCCACCCGGGCAAGGGCAACTACTGGACCCTGGACCCCGCCGCCGAGGACATGTTCGACAACGGCTCCTTCCTGCGCCGCAGAAAGCGCTTCAAGCGCACCGACCTCACCACCTATCCTGGCTACGTGCACAGCGCCAGCGCCTTCACCCCCAACCCGAGCCAGGTAGCCCGGGCGGGCCCTTGCAACGGCTCCGGAGGGGTAGCTTATCCGAGCGGCAGCGGTCCCCTATACTCGCCCAGCGGCACCTACGGAGCGCAACTGCACGGCCTGCCCCAGTACCCGGGGGCGCCCCCTGCGCTACAGCCACGCATGTTCAGTATCGACAGCCTGATCAgctcgcagcagcagcagcagcaagcggtTGCTCTTCAGGCCTCCCCGGTGGGGCCAGAGTTGGCCCATCATGCCTTGGGCCTCAATAGTGGCAGCTGTCCCGTGGGCAATCCCGAGGCCTGCTTCCAGACCCAGCAAATCAGTCCCAGCCTGTCGGGCCGTCAACCCCCTGCCTTGGCCTACCCGTACTCGGCTTCCCCACCAGGCCATCTGGAGGTGCCTCAAGGCCCCTATTCCTCTCCGAACCCGCAGCTCTATGGAGCTCCCAACAGGTTGGCCCTGCAGCCTGGCCGACCTCCCTCTTCCTGCGCCGACCACGCGGAGCAACTGCTGGGCCTCACAGCCTCCCAGCTCAACGGGCTCGGGCAGTTTGGAGCCGCCAATAATTCTTACATGAGGCAGCCCAACTTTCCCTCTGGCCTGGAAAGATACTtgtga